The proteins below come from a single Myxococcales bacterium genomic window:
- the bfr gene encoding bacterioferritin: protein MKGHAEVIDLLNELLTNELTAINQYFIHAKMCENWGYQKLGAKVRAESIDEMKHADQVISRILFLEGVPNLQRLGRLRIGETVPEQFEADLALEHAAIAKLNAWIDTCRRLGDHGSEDLLTKILVGEEEHTDWLETQLETIKQIGAAHYLAQQLG, encoded by the coding sequence ATGAAGGGCCACGCCGAGGTCATCGACCTCCTCAACGAGCTGCTCACCAACGAGCTCACCGCGATCAACCAGTACTTCATCCACGCCAAGATGTGCGAGAACTGGGGCTACCAGAAGCTCGGGGCCAAGGTGCGGGCCGAGTCCATCGACGAGATGAAGCACGCCGACCAGGTCATCTCGCGGATCCTGTTCCTCGAGGGCGTGCCCAACCTGCAGCGGCTCGGGCGCCTGCGGATCGGCGAGACCGTGCCCGAGCAGTTCGAGGCCGATCTGGCGCTCGAGCACGCCGCGATCGCGAAGCTCAACGCCTGGATCGACACCTGCCGGCGCCTGGGCGATCACGGCAGCGAGGACCTGCTGACCAAGATCCTGGTCGGCGAGGAGGAGCACACCGACTGGCTCGAGACCCAGCTCGAGACCATCAAGCAGATCGGCGCCGCGCACTACCTCGCGCAGCAGCTGGGCTGA
- a CDS encoding carboxypeptidase regulatory-like domain-containing protein: protein MKPRSLAAVAAILVAVAAVWFFALRKGPGKATPKPSTPGVAAGTGAGSTRPPGPDRPDRGGDRDTPILIDDDPAGELRLEGLVLDANDKPVADATVVVSTNPSRQATTDTDGSFAFDKLVGRPYTLVARAPGGVGGPTTAKLTATSDPVVLHLRPAGSVKVTVVEKKDAPVAGATVELRGLDQQTMQTGADGVATFPVVAAGGYEVVAAAPGFAPSRQFTRIAAVPEELTLALVAGAAVAGRVVDDTGAAVAGARVAYSGASDWSVQADERKDGVVTDATGRFTFAALPAGSFRFVARHERFAPGTSAIVTLDGSHATDGVEIKLTGGATIAGKVVDDHGGPVASAQVRIAVASRGMIGSEPRQVFSDSDGRFVIAGLPKKPLDAVAIAESGSSKNVAVDASGGDVGDVVLTIDQTGTIAGVVVDKAGEPIAGAQVSAFPDFRSGTSGDPGQFRLRGFPQELTNAGGEFKLVGLAPGAYMVRASRNPTARGRVVGFEGEKAETGTTGLRIVLPLEGGIKGKVAFADGTVPTPFTVGVGFASEPVASKDGRFELHDLPPQKYQLTIRGGEFDPRTVEVTVEEGQIADAGDIVVKKGRVIAGRVTMRGQPVVGAMVYAGGQIFGTGSSNTAAMGGPPGRGGSREATTDEEGKFRISGLGPAPLAVVAEHPDLGRSAAVRLVRGAPNEQALELTLAGWGVLTGKVIDDAGPAENTIITAQSANVPNAMYSVASGDDGTFRFDKLAPDTYKVSAMLGNPMRGMAFYSKQVVVGPDQPATVDLAVETGSVSVALKVTASNGDVQGGVGWLISGVVAATNVDELNLIAGQQQAGTTKFGLLMGGRPASFEGVRPGSYTACTAVLPAGLQPMQGMQYFQNHATDLPVLCKAAQVTAAPATQTIELATTLPALVPDP from the coding sequence ATGAAGCCTCGCTCGCTCGCCGCCGTCGCGGCCATCCTCGTCGCCGTCGCCGCCGTCTGGTTCTTCGCGCTCCGCAAGGGGCCGGGCAAGGCCACGCCGAAGCCGTCCACGCCCGGCGTCGCCGCCGGCACCGGCGCCGGCTCGACGCGTCCGCCCGGGCCCGATCGCCCGGACCGCGGCGGCGACCGCGACACGCCGATCCTGATCGACGACGATCCCGCCGGCGAGCTGCGGCTCGAGGGCCTCGTGCTCGACGCCAACGACAAGCCGGTCGCCGACGCCACGGTCGTGGTCTCGACCAACCCGTCGCGCCAGGCCACGACCGACACCGACGGCAGCTTCGCCTTCGACAAGCTGGTCGGCCGCCCCTACACGCTGGTCGCGCGCGCGCCGGGCGGCGTCGGTGGCCCCACCACCGCCAAGCTGACCGCGACCAGCGATCCGGTCGTGCTGCACCTGCGGCCGGCCGGGTCGGTCAAGGTCACCGTGGTCGAGAAGAAGGACGCGCCGGTCGCGGGCGCCACGGTCGAGCTGCGCGGCCTCGATCAGCAGACGATGCAGACCGGCGCCGACGGCGTCGCCACGTTCCCGGTCGTGGCGGCCGGCGGCTACGAGGTCGTGGCCGCGGCGCCTGGGTTCGCGCCCAGCCGCCAGTTCACGCGGATCGCGGCCGTGCCCGAGGAGCTGACGCTGGCGCTCGTGGCCGGCGCGGCGGTCGCGGGCCGGGTCGTCGACGACACCGGCGCGGCCGTGGCCGGCGCCCGGGTCGCGTACTCGGGCGCGTCCGACTGGAGCGTCCAGGCCGACGAGCGCAAGGACGGCGTGGTCACCGACGCCACCGGCCGCTTCACGTTCGCGGCGCTGCCGGCCGGCAGCTTCCGCTTCGTCGCGCGCCACGAGCGCTTCGCCCCCGGCACCAGCGCGATCGTCACGCTCGACGGCAGCCACGCCACCGACGGCGTCGAGATCAAGCTCACCGGCGGGGCGACGATCGCCGGCAAGGTCGTCGACGACCACGGCGGGCCGGTCGCGAGCGCGCAGGTCCGGATCGCGGTCGCCAGCCGCGGCATGATCGGCAGCGAGCCGCGCCAGGTGTTCTCCGACAGCGACGGCCGGTTCGTCATCGCCGGCCTGCCCAAGAAGCCGCTCGACGCGGTCGCGATCGCCGAGTCCGGCTCGTCCAAGAACGTCGCGGTCGACGCGTCGGGCGGCGACGTCGGCGACGTCGTCCTGACGATCGATCAGACCGGCACGATCGCCGGCGTCGTCGTCGACAAGGCCGGCGAGCCGATCGCGGGCGCGCAGGTGTCGGCGTTCCCGGACTTCCGATCGGGCACCAGCGGCGACCCCGGCCAGTTCCGGCTGCGCGGCTTCCCGCAGGAGCTGACCAACGCCGGCGGCGAGTTCAAGCTGGTCGGCCTCGCGCCCGGCGCGTACATGGTCCGGGCCAGCCGCAACCCGACCGCGCGGGGCCGCGTGGTCGGCTTCGAGGGCGAGAAGGCCGAGACCGGCACCACCGGCCTGCGCATCGTGCTGCCGCTCGAGGGCGGCATCAAGGGCAAGGTCGCGTTCGCCGACGGCACCGTCCCGACCCCGTTCACCGTCGGCGTCGGCTTCGCCAGCGAGCCGGTCGCCAGCAAGGACGGCCGGTTCGAGCTGCACGATCTGCCGCCGCAGAAGTACCAGCTCACGATCCGCGGCGGCGAGTTCGATCCCCGGACCGTCGAGGTCACCGTCGAGGAGGGCCAGATCGCCGACGCCGGCGACATCGTCGTCAAGAAGGGCCGCGTCATCGCCGGCCGGGTCACGATGCGGGGCCAGCCGGTGGTCGGCGCGATGGTCTACGCCGGCGGCCAGATCTTCGGCACCGGCAGCTCGAACACCGCGGCGATGGGCGGCCCGCCCGGCCGCGGCGGCAGCCGCGAGGCCACGACCGACGAGGAGGGCAAGTTCCGGATCTCGGGCCTGGGCCCGGCGCCGCTGGCGGTGGTGGCCGAGCACCCCGACCTCGGCCGCTCGGCGGCGGTGCGCCTCGTGCGCGGCGCGCCCAACGAACAGGCGCTCGAGCTGACCCTGGCCGGCTGGGGCGTGCTGACCGGCAAGGTCATCGACGACGCCGGCCCGGCCGAGAACACGATCATCACCGCGCAGTCGGCCAACGTGCCCAACGCGATGTACTCGGTCGCCAGCGGCGACGACGGCACCTTCCGCTTCGACAAGCTCGCGCCCGACACCTACAAGGTGTCGGCGATGCTCGGCAACCCGATGCGCGGCATGGCGTTCTACTCCAAGCAGGTCGTGGTCGGGCCCGACCAGCCGGCCACGGTCGACCTCGCGGTCGAGACCGGCTCGGTCTCGGTCGCGCTCAAGGTCACCGCGAGCAACGGGGACGTCCAGGGCGGCGTCGGCTGGCTGATCAGCGGCGTCGTCGCCGCGACCAACGTCGACGAGCTCAACCTGATCGCCGGCCAGCAACAGGCCGGGACGACCAAGTTCGGGCTGCTCATGGGCGGGCGCCCGGCCTCGTTCGAGGGCGTGCGGCCCGGCAGCTACACGGCGTGCACCGCGGTGCTCCCGGCCGGCCTCCAGCCGATGCAGGGCATGCAGTACTTCCAGAACCACGCGACCGATCTGCCGGTGCTGTGCAAGGCGGCGCAGGTCACCGCCGCCCCGGCGACGCAGACGATCGAGCTCGCCACCACGCTGCCGGCGCTGGTGCCCGACCCGTGA
- a CDS encoding mannose-1-phosphate guanylyltransferase has product MRCAVILAGGSGTRLWPASRRALPKQFLALTGGDTLIGATVARARAAATRVLVVTAAEQAALVAGAVTDVEIVAEPAARNTAAALGLAAVHALARDPDAVIGAFPADHHIGDPVAFGVAIERAFAIAERTDVIATVGIAPTRPDTGFGYLELGDGEVAPGVRPVARFVEKPDAARAAAYLASGRHLWNGGMFFVRAARLLDELDRWLPATGAAMRAIAAALAAGEDGAAATAAHYPGLPSVSIDVGVMERTAGVVAVPGAFGWSDVGSWTTVAELAAHDGRGNATIGAAVVVDGHDNLVVADPDAVVALVGVSGLAVIRAGDAVLVVPVARAQEVRAAVDALGAAGLARFL; this is encoded by the coding sequence ATGCGATGTGCGGTCATCCTCGCCGGCGGCAGCGGGACCCGGCTGTGGCCGGCGAGCCGGCGCGCGCTGCCCAAGCAGTTCCTGGCGCTCACGGGCGGCGACACGCTGATCGGCGCGACCGTGGCCCGGGCCCGGGCGGCGGCGACGCGGGTGCTCGTGGTCACCGCGGCCGAGCAGGCGGCCCTGGTCGCGGGCGCGGTGACCGACGTCGAGATCGTGGCCGAGCCGGCCGCGCGCAACACCGCCGCGGCGCTGGGGCTGGCCGCGGTCCACGCGCTGGCGCGCGATCCCGACGCGGTGATCGGCGCGTTCCCGGCCGACCATCACATCGGCGATCCGGTCGCGTTCGGCGTCGCGATCGAGCGCGCGTTCGCGATCGCCGAGCGGACCGACGTGATCGCCACCGTGGGGATCGCCCCGACCCGGCCCGACACCGGCTTCGGCTACCTGGAGCTGGGCGACGGCGAGGTCGCGCCGGGCGTGCGGCCGGTGGCGCGGTTCGTCGAGAAGCCCGACGCCGCGCGCGCGGCCGCGTACCTGGCCAGCGGCCGGCACCTGTGGAACGGCGGCATGTTCTTCGTGCGCGCGGCCCGGCTGCTCGACGAGCTCGATCGCTGGCTGCCGGCGACCGGGGCCGCGATGCGGGCGATCGCCGCGGCGCTGGCCGCGGGCGAGGACGGCGCGGCCGCGACCGCGGCCCACTACCCGGGCCTGCCGTCGGTGTCGATCGACGTCGGCGTCATGGAGCGGACCGCCGGCGTCGTGGCGGTGCCCGGCGCGTTCGGGTGGAGCGACGTCGGCTCGTGGACGACGGTCGCCGAGCTCGCGGCCCACGACGGGCGCGGCAACGCCACGATCGGCGCGGCGGTGGTCGTCGACGGCCACGACAACCTGGTCGTCGCGGATCCCGACGCGGTGGTCGCGCTGGTCGGGGTCAGCGGGCTCGCGGTCATCCGCGCCGGCGACGCGGTGCTGGTGGTGCCGGTGGCGCGGGCGCAGGAGGTCCGGGCCGCCGTCGACGCGCTGGGCGCGGCCGGGCTCGCGCGCTTCTTGTAG
- a CDS encoding enoyl-[acyl-carrier-protein] reductase, protein MLRIDLTGKRALVAGVADDGGFGFAIAKALVEAGATVCVGTWPPALTIFQTMLARGKFDASLALADGAKMEFAKIYPLDAEYDRLDEVPAEVRESRRYRDCGDFTIGGVAAQVQADFGGVDIVVHSLANGPEVKKPLSETSRKGYLAAISASAYSFVSMVQAFAPIMPAGGSFLSLSYMASQRVVPGYGGGMASAKAALESDTRTLAYEVGRAHGHRVNVISAGPFASRAASAIGFIDQMVDYATRNAPIARPITAAHVGASAAFLASPLAEGITGTTLYVDMGFHAMGLAVDREGAKPA, encoded by the coding sequence ATGCTCCGTATCGATCTCACCGGCAAGCGTGCCCTGGTGGCCGGCGTCGCCGACGACGGCGGTTTCGGCTTCGCGATCGCCAAGGCCCTGGTCGAGGCTGGCGCGACCGTGTGCGTCGGCACCTGGCCGCCGGCGCTGACCATCTTCCAGACCATGCTCGCGCGCGGCAAGTTCGACGCGTCGCTGGCCTTGGCCGACGGCGCCAAGATGGAGTTCGCGAAGATCTACCCGCTCGACGCCGAGTACGATCGCCTCGACGAGGTGCCGGCCGAGGTCCGCGAGTCGCGGCGCTACCGCGACTGCGGCGACTTCACGATCGGCGGCGTCGCCGCCCAGGTCCAGGCCGACTTCGGCGGCGTCGACATCGTGGTCCACAGCCTCGCCAACGGCCCCGAGGTCAAGAAGCCGCTGTCGGAGACCAGCCGCAAGGGCTACCTGGCCGCGATCTCGGCCTCGGCCTACTCGTTCGTGTCGATGGTCCAGGCGTTCGCGCCGATCATGCCGGCCGGCGGATCGTTCCTGTCGCTGTCGTACATGGCCAGCCAGCGGGTCGTGCCCGGCTACGGCGGCGGCATGGCGTCGGCCAAGGCCGCGCTCGAGAGCGACACCCGCACGCTCGCGTACGAGGTCGGGCGCGCCCACGGCCACCGGGTCAACGTGATCTCGGCTGGCCCGTTCGCGTCGCGTGCGGCCTCGGCCATCGGCTTCATCGACCAGATGGTCGACTACGCCACGCGCAACGCGCCGATCGCCCGGCCGATCACCGCGGCGCACGTCGGCGCCAGCGCCGCGTTCCTGGCGTCGCCGCTGGCCGAGGGCATCACGGGCACGACGCTGTACGTCGACATGGGCTTCCACGCGATGGGCCTCGCGGTCGATCGCGAGGGCGCCAAGCCGGCCTGA
- a CDS encoding thioredoxin family protein, translated as MRGRIAVVVAVAALGCRPRPVAPAPPPQFLAINAPGELVDVEAALVPGLVTVVDFRADWCGACEVVDANLREAITGDARIVVRTVDVGDGATPIAGAYGIRGLPHVLIVDRAGALRYRLVGNDALTVGALARQVADEP; from the coding sequence GTGAGGGGGCGGATCGCGGTCGTCGTCGCGGTGGCCGCGCTCGGGTGCCGCCCGCGCCCGGTCGCGCCGGCGCCGCCGCCGCAGTTCCTGGCGATCAACGCGCCGGGCGAGCTGGTCGACGTCGAGGCCGCGCTCGTGCCGGGCCTGGTCACCGTCGTCGACTTCCGCGCCGACTGGTGCGGCGCGTGCGAGGTGGTCGACGCCAACCTGCGCGAGGCGATCACCGGTGACGCGCGCATCGTCGTACGCACGGTCGACGTCGGCGACGGCGCGACCCCGATCGCCGGCGCCTACGGCATCCGCGGCCTGCCGCACGTGCTGATCGTCGATCGCGCCGGGGCGCTGCGCTACCGCCTGGTCGGCAACGACGCGCTGACCGTCGGCGCGCTGGCCCGGCAGGTCGCCGACGAGCCCTGA
- a CDS encoding phosphoenolpyruvate kinase has product MTTPRTSLSAKRLAKALARVNAAQDRVAARYLGDSGARQPVHTVYGGAHLFTADTAAKLGALARRALETYGADPQAFAAAVGAPAHLATTVHERVAAKLAREAVEDFRIDFEDGYGIRTDAEEDGHAVAAALEVAKGLAAGTLPPFLGIRIKPFSRELAPRSVRTLDVFLTELVGATGGAMPANFVVTLPKITSVADVETLVWLFGELEEKLDLAAGTLKLEIMVETTHCIMDPKGRSMLPRLLDAAAGRMTGAHFGTYDYTANCDITAAHQKMSASACDFAKHMMKVSFAQTGVALSDGATVIMPVAPHRAAAGAVLTDAQVAANRDAIHAAWRLHTADVRHSLETGFYQGWDLHPAQLPSRYGAVYGFFLEGAAAASLRLKNFVDKAAQATLVGDVFDDAATGQGLLNYFLRGISCGAVTEDEALATGLSLEEIRGRSFVKILEGRKARAAAEAEQAATGPAAE; this is encoded by the coding sequence ATGACCACGCCCCGCACCTCGCTGTCCGCCAAGCGCCTGGCCAAGGCCCTGGCGCGCGTCAACGCCGCGCAAGACCGGGTCGCCGCCCGGTACCTCGGCGACTCGGGCGCGCGCCAGCCGGTCCACACGGTCTACGGCGGCGCCCACCTGTTCACCGCGGACACCGCCGCCAAGCTCGGCGCGCTGGCGCGACGCGCGCTCGAGACCTACGGCGCCGATCCGCAGGCGTTCGCGGCCGCGGTCGGCGCGCCGGCCCACCTCGCGACGACGGTCCACGAGCGGGTCGCGGCCAAGCTCGCGCGCGAGGCGGTCGAGGACTTCCGGATCGACTTCGAGGACGGCTACGGCATCCGGACCGACGCCGAGGAGGACGGCCACGCGGTCGCCGCCGCGCTCGAGGTCGCCAAGGGCCTCGCCGCCGGCACGCTGCCCCCGTTCCTCGGCATCCGGATCAAGCCGTTCTCGCGCGAGCTGGCGCCGCGCTCGGTCCGGACGCTCGACGTGTTCCTGACCGAGCTGGTCGGCGCCACCGGCGGCGCGATGCCGGCCAACTTCGTCGTGACCCTGCCCAAGATCACCAGCGTCGCCGACGTCGAGACGCTGGTGTGGCTGTTCGGCGAGCTCGAGGAGAAGCTCGACCTCGCGGCCGGCACGCTCAAGCTCGAGATCATGGTCGAGACGACCCACTGCATCATGGATCCGAAGGGGCGGTCGATGCTGCCGCGGCTGCTCGACGCGGCCGCCGGCCGGATGACCGGCGCGCACTTCGGGACCTACGACTACACGGCCAACTGCGACATCACCGCCGCGCACCAGAAGATGAGCGCGTCGGCGTGCGACTTCGCCAAGCACATGATGAAGGTGTCGTTCGCGCAGACCGGCGTGGCGCTGTCCGACGGCGCCACGGTGATCATGCCGGTCGCGCCGCACCGCGCCGCGGCCGGTGCCGTGCTCACCGACGCGCAGGTCGCGGCCAACCGCGACGCGATCCACGCGGCCTGGCGCCTGCACACCGCCGACGTCCGCCACTCGCTCGAGACCGGCTTCTACCAGGGCTGGGACCTGCACCCGGCCCAGCTGCCGAGCCGCTACGGCGCGGTCTACGGGTTCTTCCTCGAGGGCGCCGCGGCCGCGTCGCTGCGGCTCAAGAACTTCGTCGACAAGGCCGCCCAGGCGACGCTGGTCGGCGACGTCTTCGACGACGCCGCCACCGGCCAGGGCCTGCTCAACTACTTCCTGCGCGGCATCTCGTGCGGCGCGGTCACCGAGGACGAGGCCCTGGCGACCGGGCTGTCGCTCGAGGAGATCCGCGGCCGCTCGTTCGTGAAGATCCTCGAGGGCCGCAAGGCCCGCGCCGCGGCCGAGGCCGAGCAGGCCGCGACGGGCCCCGCCGCGGAGTAG
- a CDS encoding Hsp70 family protein translates to MTHALGLDLGTTWLRAATLVDDRVELAVTLPAAIGFADGAARTGADLDLCRAGQQLDAIVPWLARAASDGVAGVAWPVVDGRRRSPVELVAHLVRAVVVATEAKFGPVRGAVVAVPVALGALERRVLRDAVIAAGVPAVRLLAAPAAAALAVADDRPARVLVIDVGTAAVRAAVVEHVDGVIDVLAHARVPVGPTAIADACARALAAAAVTADGLSDAIVIGGGALDAALVARTLAGFPHAGRPIERPETALACGAARAARMFLDEPAAVCVDVIEPGFSLGAGSALTSMIPTGAIAPTREVRLIARDRPDRAAIDLELWEDTVPPRPYGRYQIGGLPLGTGAIAACEVTVDVDRIPRIEASDLVNGGALDVTPVVEVGLGPDDLAALRAVVTGGS, encoded by the coding sequence ATGACCCACGCGCTCGGCCTCGACCTCGGCACCACCTGGCTGCGCGCCGCGACGCTGGTCGACGATCGCGTCGAGCTGGCGGTGACCCTGCCGGCCGCGATCGGCTTCGCCGACGGCGCCGCGCGCACCGGCGCCGACCTCGACCTGTGCCGCGCCGGGCAGCAGCTCGACGCGATCGTGCCGTGGCTGGCGCGGGCCGCGTCCGACGGCGTCGCCGGCGTCGCGTGGCCGGTCGTCGATGGCCGCCGGCGCTCGCCGGTCGAGCTGGTCGCGCACCTGGTCCGGGCCGTCGTCGTCGCGACCGAGGCGAAGTTCGGCCCCGTGCGCGGCGCGGTCGTCGCCGTCCCGGTCGCGCTCGGCGCGCTCGAGCGCCGGGTCCTGCGCGACGCGGTCATCGCCGCGGGCGTGCCGGCCGTGCGCCTGCTGGCGGCGCCGGCGGCCGCCGCGCTGGCCGTGGCCGACGATCGCCCCGCCCGCGTGCTGGTGATCGACGTCGGGACCGCCGCGGTGCGCGCCGCCGTGGTCGAGCACGTCGACGGCGTGATCGACGTGCTGGCGCACGCCCGGGTGCCGGTCGGGCCGACCGCGATCGCCGACGCCTGCGCCCGGGCGCTGGCCGCGGCCGCGGTCACGGCCGACGGGCTGTCCGACGCGATCGTGATCGGCGGCGGCGCGCTCGACGCGGCGCTGGTCGCGCGCACGCTGGCCGGCTTCCCGCACGCCGGCCGACCGATCGAGCGGCCCGAGACCGCGCTGGCCTGCGGCGCCGCCCGGGCCGCGCGCATGTTCCTCGACGAGCCCGCGGCGGTGTGCGTCGACGTGATCGAGCCCGGCTTCTCGCTCGGCGCCGGCAGCGCGCTGACCTCGATGATCCCGACCGGCGCGATCGCGCCGACCCGCGAGGTCCGGCTGATCGCGCGCGATCGACCCGATCGGGCCGCGATCGACCTCGAGCTGTGGGAGGACACCGTGCCGCCGCGGCCGTACGGTCGCTACCAGATCGGCGGCCTGCCGCTCGGCACCGGCGCCATCGCCGCGTGCGAGGTCACGGTCGACGTCGACCGCATCCCGCGCATCGAGGCCAGCGATCTGGTCAACGGCGGCGCGCTCGACGTCACGCCGGTGGTCGAGGTCGGCCTCGGCCCCGACGACCTCGCCGCGCTCCGCGCCGTCGTCACGGGTGGATCGTGA
- a CDS encoding ROK family protein: protein MRGHHRRPAVRDPDHHRGRDRRGGRGVTAVVGVDLGGTNLRVAAVVDGAITASVRRVLGERRSVAEVVDAIAAAVAEVAPAGAASAPVGVGVAAMLGDRRGTVVNAPNLGWRDVDFGAQLAARLGPRHPLGVYNDVNAIAYGEFAAGAGRGARDLLAVFVGTGLGAGLVVNGTLAEGASNCAGELGHVKVASGADAAPCGCGARGCVEAYVGGAALQARIRRELAAGASPAVAAAAGGADAAHPGHVDALADVDPWARALLDECGRWLALAIGNAVTVLNPDRLVLGGGVLGRSPRLRARLVAELPAVAPIAVLRPLTIVDAALGDDAGLVGAALLARDGVSTFGA, encoded by the coding sequence CTGCGAGGCCACCACCGCCGCCCGGCTGTCCGAGATCCGGACCATCATCGAGGACGCGATCGCCGCGGCGGTCGCGGCGTGACCGCCGTCGTCGGGGTCGATCTGGGCGGCACCAACCTGCGGGTCGCCGCGGTGGTCGACGGCGCGATCACCGCCAGCGTCCGCCGGGTGCTGGGCGAGCGCCGGTCGGTGGCCGAGGTCGTCGACGCGATCGCCGCCGCGGTGGCCGAGGTGGCGCCGGCGGGCGCGGCGTCGGCGCCGGTCGGCGTCGGGGTCGCGGCGATGCTGGGCGATCGCCGCGGCACGGTGGTCAACGCGCCCAACCTCGGCTGGCGTGACGTCGACTTCGGCGCGCAGCTCGCGGCCCGGCTAGGCCCGCGCCACCCGCTCGGCGTCTACAACGACGTCAACGCGATCGCGTACGGCGAGTTCGCGGCCGGGGCCGGCCGCGGCGCGCGCGATCTGCTGGCGGTGTTCGTCGGCACGGGCCTCGGCGCCGGGCTGGTCGTCAACGGCACGCTGGCCGAGGGCGCCAGCAACTGCGCCGGCGAGCTCGGGCACGTCAAGGTGGCCAGCGGCGCCGACGCGGCGCCGTGCGGGTGCGGCGCGCGCGGCTGCGTCGAGGCCTACGTCGGCGGCGCGGCGCTGCAGGCCCGCATCCGGCGCGAGCTGGCGGCCGGGGCCAGCCCGGCGGTGGCGGCCGCGGCCGGCGGCGCCGACGCCGCCCACCCCGGGCACGTCGACGCGCTGGCCGACGTCGACCCCTGGGCCCGGGCGCTCCTGGACGAGTGCGGGCGGTGGCTGGCGCTGGCGATCGGCAACGCGGTGACGGTGCTCAACCCCGACCGGCTGGTGCTCGGCGGCGGCGTGCTGGGGCGGTCGCCGCGGTTGCGCGCGCGGCTCGTGGCCGAGCTGCCGGCGGTGGCGCCGATCGCGGTGCTGCGGCCGCTGACGATCGTCGACGCCGCGCTCGGCGACGACGCCGGGCTGGTCGGCGCGGCGCTGCTGGCCCGCGACGGCGTGTCGACGTTCGGCGCGTAG
- a CDS encoding CAP domain-containing protein has protein sequence MVRRAAVVIVLAACAGAPVAPAPVAPAPSEAGPRGAPADRAGPPVAPVLDEVRAAATARGQVERAVPRLDPALDEVARVAAMTASATYVVGATELREAMAAQVRSGLDPHVLTARGDDLTVRAQLVPALAELRAQAGVATVGVAEAGVGADRVVAVVAMPPPSQPIAIEQHGAIARVVVPWTWAAPPHAFDVTTTTTRRVPVTAAMGEARLEVDCAGGGTRAIELDAGERLVARVVNVCGPLTPLAAGAVELGPPAATAVEIEERLFELLNRERVAAGLVAVIWDPQAHALARRHAGRMAALGFLGHVAPDGETLADRVARAGLPARETFENVGLADGPARVHVAFMASPGHRHNLLAERARQGAVGLAPAPRAPGTFYVTQLLFEPL, from the coding sequence ATGGTGCGTCGCGCCGCGGTCGTGATCGTCCTGGCCGCGTGCGCCGGTGCGCCGGTCGCGCCCGCGCCGGTCGCGCCCGCGCCGAGCGAGGCCGGGCCCCGGGGCGCGCCGGCGGATCGCGCCGGCCCGCCGGTCGCGCCGGTGCTCGACGAGGTCCGCGCCGCGGCGACCGCGCGCGGGCAGGTCGAGCGGGCGGTGCCGCGCCTCGACCCGGCCCTCGACGAGGTCGCTCGGGTCGCGGCGATGACCGCCAGCGCGACCTACGTGGTCGGCGCGACCGAGCTGCGCGAGGCGATGGCCGCGCAGGTGCGCTCGGGCCTGGACCCGCACGTCCTCACCGCCCGCGGCGACGACCTGACCGTGCGGGCGCAGCTGGTGCCGGCGCTGGCCGAGCTGCGGGCGCAGGCGGGGGTCGCGACGGTCGGCGTGGCCGAGGCCGGCGTCGGCGCCGACCGGGTCGTCGCCGTGGTCGCGATGCCGCCGCCGAGCCAGCCGATCGCGATCGAGCAGCACGGCGCGATCGCGCGGGTGGTCGTGCCGTGGACCTGGGCGGCGCCGCCGCACGCCTTCGACGTCACCACCACGACCACGCGCCGGGTCCCGGTGACCGCCGCCATGGGCGAGGCGCGCCTCGAGGTCGACTGCGCCGGCGGCGGCACCCGCGCGATCGAGCTCGACGCCGGCGAGCGCCTGGTCGCGCGCGTGGTCAACGTCTGCGGACCGCTGACGCCGCTGGCGGCGGGCGCGGTCGAGCTGGGGCCGCCGGCCGCCACCGCGGTCGAGATCGAGGAGCGGCTGTTCGAACTGCTCAACCGCGAGCGGGTCGCCGCGGGGCTGGTGGCGGTGATCTGGGATCCCCAGGCCCACGCCCTGGCGCGGCGTCACGCCGGGCGGATGGCCGCGCTGGGGTTCCTCGGCCACGTCGCGCCGGACGGCGAGACCCTGGCCGACCGGGTGGCGCGCGCGGGGCTGCCGGCGCGCGAGACCTTCGAGAACGTCGGCCTGGCCGACGGGCCCGCGCGGGTCCACGTCGCGTTCATGGCCAGCCCCGGGCACCGCCACAACCTGCTCGCCGAGCGCGCGCGGCAGGGCGCGGTCGGCCTGGCCCCGGCGCCGCGAGCGCCCGGCACCTTCTACGTCACGCAGCTCCTGTTCGAGCCGCTGTGA
- a CDS encoding (2Fe-2S)-binding protein gives MIVCLCHAVRDRDLDQAIAGGAATVEEVGRACGAGTGCGACIPDVEDRLAHGNGCGDCPRALGSVRSRLTEARDAAP, from the coding sequence ATGATCGTCTGCCTCTGCCACGCCGTCCGCGATCGCGACCTCGACCAGGCGATCGCCGGTGGCGCGGCCACGGTCGAGGAGGTCGGGCGCGCCTGCGGCGCCGGCACCGGCTGCGGCGCGTGCATCCCCGACGTCGAGGATCGCCTCGCGCACGGTAACGGCTGCGGCGATTGCCCGCGCGCGCTCGGCTCGGTACGGTCGCGCCTCACCGAAGCGAGGGACGCTGCACCATGA